A window of Paenibacillus phoenicis genomic DNA:
TACGGCCGGTATTTGACGCTGGCCGGTTCGCGGGAGGATTCGCCGCTGCCCTTGCATTTGCAAGGCATTTGGAATGACGGCGAGGCATGCCGCATGGGCTGGAGCTGTGATTACCACCTCGACGTGAACACGGAGATGAACTATTATCCGACCGAGGTGGTACATCTTGGCGAGAGCCAGCAGCCTTTGACGCGTTATCTGGAGGATTTGGCCCGCGCTGGCCAAAAGACAGCTCGCGATGTATACGGTTCGCCGGGATGGGTGGCCCATGTCTTTTCCAATGTGTGGGGGTTTACCGATCCGGGCTGGGATACTTCATGGGGACTTAACGTAACTGGCGGGCTATGGCTGGCCATGCAAATGATTGAGCATTACCGGTTCGGGTTGGACCGTGTATTCCTGGAGAAGCAGGCGTATCCGGTGCTGCGCGAGGCGGCGTTGTTTTTCCTCGATTACATGACGGTGCATCCCAAATACGGCTGGCTGGTGACGGGGCCGTCGAATTCCCCGGAGAACCACTTCTACCCGGGGCGTCCGGAGGAAGGATGCTGGCAGTTGTCGATGGGCTCCACGATGGATCAGGCACTCGTACGGGAGCTGTTTACGTTCTGTTTGGAAGCGGCGGAGCTGCTGGAGGAGGATGTGGAGCTGCGCTCACGCCTGAGCTCTGCAATCCCGCTGCTGCCCCCGCTGCAGATCGGCAAAAAGGGACAGCTGCAAGAATGGCTCGAGGACTACGAGGAAGCACAGCCGGAGCATCGCCATTTGTCACACCTGTTTGCGCTGTACCCGGCGCATCAGATCACGCCGGAGGAGACGCCGGAGCTGGCAGCCGCAGCCCGGGTGACGCTGGAAAACCGCATGCAGCAGGATGAACTGGAGGATATCGAGTTTACGGCGGCGTTGTTTGGGTTGTTTTTTGCCCGGTTGTATAATGGGGACCGCGCTTTGAAGCATATTTCCCACCTGATTGGGGAGCTGTGCTTCGACAATTTGCTCAGCTATTCTAAGGCGGGGATCGCCGGGGCAGAGACGAACATTTTTGTCATCGACGGTAACTTTGGCGGTACGGCGGCGATTGCGGAAATGCTGCTGCAAAGCCGGCCGGGCGGCAACATCCGCCTTCTTCCGGCGCTTCCGGCGGCTTGGCCGACGGGACGGGTGACGGGACTGCGGGCGAAGGGCAACGCCGAGGTTGATCTCGCTTGGGAAGCGGGCCGGTTGAGCAGCGCAGTCGTGCGCACGTATTCCCCGGGTACGTTTACCTTAAGTCTTGGCGACCGCCGCGTAACCTTTGAGGCCAAAGCTGGCGGGGAGTATCGGTTTGATGGGGCGTTGACGCTTCAAAACGGATAGCTCTGGCTCTGCAACACAATCGGGGTCAATTCGGAAACGGAAAGCGGCTTTTCCTCCCGTGGCCTGCATGATATAGTTACACCATAAGCAAGCCTATGAGGGGGAAGGGTCGTGTACCGTAAGCTGGTAGCGTATTGTTTGTCCAAAAAAGGGGCCGTCGAGGAGTATCCTTTTGGCCCGGAGACGACGGTCATCAAGGTCGGGGGAAAAATGTTCGCCTTGCTGCCTGTCACGGCCGACGATGAGACCGCGAGCATCTCGCTAAAATGCGATCCCGTGATCGCCGCCAATCTCCGGGAGCAGCATGAATGCGTGAAGCCGGGGTATCATCTGAATAAAAAGCACTGGAATACGGTCACCGTGGACGGCAGCTTGTCGATGGACGAATTGCGGGCCATGATCGACCACTCGTACGATCTGGTGCTTGGCGGTTTGACGAAAGCCGCCCGCGAGGCGGTCCTGATGCGCATCGGCAAGTAATGTCGGCGCAGGAAGGCTTCGGCCGCTCCGGGGCTTATCCCTTCGGAATACGGCGGTATTCGGTTGGGGAGTACCCCATGATTTTCTTAAATAATCGCGAAAAATAATACGGGTCGGACAAGCCGACCGCACCGGCGATCTCTTTGACGCTTAAGCCGGTGAGGTCAAGGAGCTGTCCGGCCCGTTGCATTTTCAGCCGCAGAAAATATTCGATTGGCGGAAGCCCCGCCTCCCGGTTAAACAAGTAGACGAGATGCTGCTTGGACAGCCCAACCTGCTTCGCCAGTTCGGACAGCGTGAGGCTCTCTGTCAGCCGCTCGGTCATGTAGCGGACCGCTTCATCGAAATAGCGTTCGCGTTTGCGGTCCTGCGCCGACCGTTCGGCGCTGAGCCCGATGCTGCTAAGCAAGTGGCGCATGGTCTGGGCGACATGGATCTGCACGGGCAGAGAGTAGTGCTTGTCATGAAGCAGGCGGTAACACTGCTCAAAATGCTCCAACAGCTGGGCATGTACGCTCAGCGGCAGCCGGACAGGGCCGCCCTGGTCCAGGCCGTAGGTGTGAATCAACGCGTTGGTATCCTCGCCCTGCAGGTGAAACCAGTAGATACTCCAGGGTTTATCGGTCGAAGCCCCATATCGGTGCGGCTTATGCGCCGGGATCACTGCCAGCTGGCGCTCGGTCAGCGGGTAGCTTTGTTGCATTTTGCTCGCCGTCGTTCCTGAGCGGTCTGGTCTGCCATCCGTGGGTTCCTCGCTCCATTCCACCCATCCTTCGCCTTCCACACAATAGATGAAGATATGAGCGTCCGCCCCTTCCGGGCGCTCCCGATAATGATGCCGGGCATTCGGGAAAAAACCGATGTCGCTGACGAACAGCGGCCGAGTCAACGTGGAGTTGTTCAGTTCTTTCAGCATATAGTCCGGTTGAACGAACAGCTTTTGCGCCTCAAAACCGTCCGGCTTGCGAATTTGATGATCCACAGAAACGCCTCCTCATAAGAATATAGTCCATCATTCCCCGTATTTCGTCAATTGGAATTCCTTCAGCTCCGGGGTACATTGGGGTTACAACCGATTCAACCAATGAAGGGGAGGATTTGAGATGAACGTTCAACAGCGGGAGGCGTCTCCAAAGGCTGCGGTTCGAGTCTGGGAAGAAGATAAGCTGATCCCGACGTATGGGGTTGGAGAGCCGGACAAGAACCCGATGTTTTTGGAAAAACGCGTATATCAAGGCAGCTCCGGACGGGTATATCCCTATCCGGTCATCGATAAGATTTACGATGAGAAGCGGGAGGTCAGCTATCGGCTGGCGATTTTGGAAAATGAGTACGTGCGGATCGAAATCATGCCGGAACTCGGCGGACGGATCTACCGTGCGCTCGACAAGACGAACAACTACGATTTCGTTTATTGCAACCGCGTGATCAAACCAGCGCTAGTTGGCCTGGCCGGGCCGTGGATTTCCGGCGGCATCGAGTTCAACTGGCCGCAGCATCACCGGCCGAACACTTTTGGCCCGGTTGAGTACCGGCTGGAGCAGGGAGAGGACGGCAGCGCCACCGTTTGGGTCAGCGAAATTGACCGCATGTATGGCACGAAGATGACCGCCGGGTTTACACTGTACCCAGGCAAGGCGTATCTGGAGATATCCGCGCAGCTGTACAACCGGACGCCGGAGCCGCAAACGTTCCTGTGGTGGGCTAACCCGGCCGTGGCGGTAAATGATCATACGCAGTCCGTGTTTCCGCCGGACGTTACCGCCGTATTCGATCATGGCAAGCGCGACGTCTCACGGTTTCCGATTGCCACCGGCACGTACTACAAGATGGATTATTCGGAGGGCGTAGATATTTCTCGTTACAAAAACATCCCGGTCCCCACGTCCTACATGGCTTACAAATCCGACTTCAACTTCGTCGGCGGGTACGATCACGGCGTGCAAGCCGGCCTGCTGCATGTCGCCAATCACCACATTTCCCCGGGGAAGAAGCAATGGACTTGGGGGAACGGCGAATTTGGTCAGGCTTGGGACCGCAACCTGACGGACGAGGATGGCCCGTACATCGAGCTGATGACCGGGGTGTATACCGACAACCAGCCGGACTTCACCTGGCTCCAGCCGTATGAGGAGAAGTCGTTTAAGCAGTATTTTATGCCTTACAAGGACATCGGTGTTGTAAAAAATGCTTCCATCGAAGCGGCCGTTAACCTCGAAGTCGACGAGACGGCGCGGACGGCAACGGTGCTGGCGTATGCGACCTCCGATTATGCAGGGGCGGTTGTGGAGCTCAAAGGCGCACGCCGGACCTACGTATCCGACACCGTGCGGCTGTCGCCGGTTTCGACCTACAAAACCGTTGTCCCGTTGGATGAAGGCGACCAGCCTCATGACTTGCTTGTGACGGTGCGCGACAGTGAAGGGCGGCTGCTGATTTCGTATCGCCCGGCCAAGCCGTCGATTGAACAGGTGCCGGAAGCCGCCAAGCCGCTGCCGAAGCCGCAGGAGCTGAAGACAAACGAGCAGCTGTATCTGGCCGGTCTGCATCTGGAGCAGTATCGCCATGCTACGTTTGAGCCAGAGGCGTATTATTTGGAAGGCCTGAAGCGGGACGCCAGCGATATCCGCATCAACGTCGCTTATGGCACGTTGCTGCTGCGACGGGGCCGGTTTGCCGAGGCGGAGGCGCATTTCCGCACAGCGGTGAAGTCGCTGACCTGGCGCAACCCGAACCCGTACGACAGCGAAGCGCTGTACCAGCTTGGGTTGGCGCTGCAGCTGCAAGGGCGGGACGAAGAGGCGTTCGCCGCCTTCTACAAAGCCGTCTGGTCCGCCGCCTGGCAGGACAGCGGCTACTATTCACTGGCCGCGATTGCCTGCGGCCGCGGCGAATATGCGGAAGCGCTCGAGCTGGCCACGCGCTCGCTGATCCGAAACAGCCGCAACTATAAGGCGCGGCATTTGAAGGCGGCGCTGCTGCGGAAGCTCGGTCGGCCGGCGGAAGCGCTCGCCTACACGGGCGAGACGCTGGCGCTTGACCCGGCCGACTTCGGCGCCGCCAACGAGCGCTGGGCCGCGCTGCGCGCCTTGGGCGATGCGGCTGAGGCGGACGCGGTCTTGGCCGAGCTCCAGCGGTTGATGCGCGGTGACGCGCACAACGCCCTGCAGCTGGCCGCGGATTACCTCGGCTTCGGCCTGTATGACGAAGCCGTGCAGGTGCTGCAGCGGATCGTGCCGGACGCAGACACGCCGGCTTACCCGATGCTGCACTACACCTTGGCCTATGCGCATGAGCGGGCCGGCCGCAGCGAACTGGCCGCGCGTCATCGGCAGGCAGGCGCCGCCGCGCCGGCGGACTACTGCTTCCCGAACAGCCTGACGGATCTGCTCGTGCTGCAAAGCGCGATCGAGGCGAACCCGGGCGATGCGAAGGCGCATTATTACCTCGGCAACTGGATGTATGACAAAAAACGCCCGGACGAAGCGATCGCTCACTGGGAGGCGTCCCGGAAGGTGGACCCCGGGTTCCCGACCGTGCACCGCAATTTGGCGCTGGCTTATTACAATAAGCGCCAGGATGCCGACGCGGCGCGGGAAGCGCTGGAGACAGCGTTCGCACTGAACCCGGAAGATGCCCGCGTGTTTTACGAGCTGGATCAGCTCTATAAGAAGCTGGGCCGTCCGGCGGCGGAGCGGTTTGCGGCGCTGGAACGCCATCTTGCGCTCGTGGAGAAGCGCGACGATTTGTATTTAGAGTACGTCACGCTGCTAAATACGCTGAACCGCCACGACGAAGCTTTGCGGGCGCTGGAGGCCCGGAAGTTCCACCCTTGGGAAGGCGGCGAAGGCAAAGTGACCGGGCAGTACCGGTTCGCCCTCGTCGAGCTTGGGAAGCAAGCGCTGGCGGCCGGGAACGCCGAGCAGGCGATCGAGCTGCTGGAGCGTGCGCTCGTTTACCCGGAGAATCTCGGGGAAGGCAAGCTCACCGGAGCGCAGGAGAACGACATCCTGTATTACCTGGGCTGCGCGTACGAGGGGCTGGGCCGGCTTGAGGAAGCAACACCGTATTGGCAGGCCGCCTCGCAAGGGCTGGAGGAGCCGGCCGGCGCGATGTACTATAATGATCAGCCGCCGGAGATGATTTTTTATCAAGGGCTGGCTTGGCGGAAGTTAGGCGTGGAGAAGGAAGCGAAACGCCGGTTCAATAAGCTGGTGGACTATGCCGAGAAGCATTTGTTTGATGAGGTGGAATTCGACTATTTTGCCGTATCCCTCCCGGACTTTCTCGTGTTCGAGGACGACTTGAACCGGCGCAACGTCATCCACTGCCGCTTCATGCGGGGACTGGGGAAACTGGGCCTTGGCCGGCCGGAAGAAGCCGCCGAGCAGTTCGATGAGGTGCTAGCCCTAGAGCCAAGCCATCAGGGGGCGATGATCCATCGGCGGATGTGCCGAGGTAAGCAGACGTAGAAGTAGTAGATGTAGTAGATATAGAAGTAGTAGATATAGAAGTAGTAGATATAGAAGTAGTAGATGTTGCAGTAAACGTAGGAGTAGAAGTAAAAGTAAATGTAAATGTGATGTAGAAGGAGATATTGAAGTGGACGTAGAGGTAGACGTTGATGTGGGCATTAAGTAGGATTTGCAGAGGCACTTCAGTCGCTCTTCAGTCGCTCTTCAGTGGCTCTGCGCTAACGCTTGCCACAACGCTTATTTGACTTAAAATGGCGGTTTTTATTTTCTAACGCTGATCAGCGTGCTTATGGGGGCGATTGAGCCCCTTTTTACTCTAAAATGAGCAAATAAGGTGTCTGGTAAGCGTTAGATCCAACCCCCCCTTTTTTTTGCACGAATAGTGTCGGTCACAAGCGTTAGACGATCCTGCCCCCGCGTGGTAAGAGGGCAACCAGTTGCAAGAGGGCAAACTAGCTGTGGAAAGTGGACGCGAATTACGAATCACGAATAACAAATCACGCAACGCACATCGCAAGTAACAAATAACAAGCCACAAGCCCCAAGTAACAAATCACAACTAACAAGTAACAAATCACAAGTAACAAATCACAAGTAACAAATCACAAGTAACAAATCACAAGTAACAAGTAACCAATTACCAGTCAGCAGTCAAACTAATCGCAAGTAACAAATCCCGAATCACAATTCTCAAGCGAAGCAAGTCACCAGTAACAAATCAACGTTTTTACCTTGCAGCGATCCGGTTGGAGGAGGAGTAGGCGAATGAACCAATGGCGAAAGACGGCGGTGGAAGGCTGGGAAGCTTGGATAGGGGAGACCGACAGGATAGCGGTGACCGTTGTTCCGGAGCTGGGCAGCAAGGCTGTTTCGCTGCAGAATCGCAAGACGGGGCGAGAATGGCTGTGGCGGAGCGATAAACCATTGGGGAACGAAGGCTATGGCACGTTCTTTGCCTCCGGCGACGAAAGCGGCTGGGACGAAATGTTCCCGGCCATCAACGCCGGTGCTTATCCGCAGGCGCCTTGGCAAGGCCGGGCGATCCCCGATCACGGAGAGGTGTGGTCCCGGGCTTGGGAGCATCAGGCCACAAGCTCGGCCCTGACCTGTCGCATCGGCGGCGTGCAATTTCCCTATGTCCTGAAGAAAACGTATACGTTCCCGGCCGTAGACACACTTCGTATCGATTACGCCGTGACGAACCTGTCGGGTGCCCCGTTTTCCTTTCTGTGGGCGGCCCATCCCTTGCTGCAGGTACGGGAAGGCATGCAGCTGCATGTTCCGGCCGATTTAACGAACATCGAGGTCTCCTATTCCGCGGAAGGAAGGCTAG
This region includes:
- a CDS encoding MmcQ/YjbR family DNA-binding protein gives rise to the protein MYRKLVAYCLSKKGAVEEYPFGPETTVIKVGGKMFALLPVTADDETASISLKCDPVIAANLREQHECVKPGYHLNKKHWNTVTVDGSLSMDELRAMIDHSYDLVLGGLTKAAREAVLMRIGK
- a CDS encoding DUF5107 domain-containing protein, translating into MNVQQREASPKAAVRVWEEDKLIPTYGVGEPDKNPMFLEKRVYQGSSGRVYPYPVIDKIYDEKREVSYRLAILENEYVRIEIMPELGGRIYRALDKTNNYDFVYCNRVIKPALVGLAGPWISGGIEFNWPQHHRPNTFGPVEYRLEQGEDGSATVWVSEIDRMYGTKMTAGFTLYPGKAYLEISAQLYNRTPEPQTFLWWANPAVAVNDHTQSVFPPDVTAVFDHGKRDVSRFPIATGTYYKMDYSEGVDISRYKNIPVPTSYMAYKSDFNFVGGYDHGVQAGLLHVANHHISPGKKQWTWGNGEFGQAWDRNLTDEDGPYIELMTGVYTDNQPDFTWLQPYEEKSFKQYFMPYKDIGVVKNASIEAAVNLEVDETARTATVLAYATSDYAGAVVELKGARRTYVSDTVRLSPVSTYKTVVPLDEGDQPHDLLVTVRDSEGRLLISYRPAKPSIEQVPEAAKPLPKPQELKTNEQLYLAGLHLEQYRHATFEPEAYYLEGLKRDASDIRINVAYGTLLLRRGRFAEAEAHFRTAVKSLTWRNPNPYDSEALYQLGLALQLQGRDEEAFAAFYKAVWSAAWQDSGYYSLAAIACGRGEYAEALELATRSLIRNSRNYKARHLKAALLRKLGRPAEALAYTGETLALDPADFGAANERWAALRALGDAAEADAVLAELQRLMRGDAHNALQLAADYLGFGLYDEAVQVLQRIVPDADTPAYPMLHYTLAYAHERAGRSELAARHRQAGAAAPADYCFPNSLTDLLVLQSAIEANPGDAKAHYYLGNWMYDKKRPDEAIAHWEASRKVDPGFPTVHRNLALAYYNKRQDADAAREALETAFALNPEDARVFYELDQLYKKLGRPAAERFAALERHLALVEKRDDLYLEYVTLLNTLNRHDEALRALEARKFHPWEGGEGKVTGQYRFALVELGKQALAAGNAEQAIELLERALVYPENLGEGKLTGAQENDILYYLGCAYEGLGRLEEATPYWQAASQGLEEPAGAMYYNDQPPEMIFYQGLAWRKLGVEKEAKRRFNKLVDYAEKHLFDEVEFDYFAVSLPDFLVFEDDLNRRNVIHCRFMRGLGKLGLGRPEEAAEQFDEVLALEPSHQGAMIHRRMCRGKQT
- a CDS encoding AraC family transcriptional regulator — encoded protein: MDHQIRKPDGFEAQKLFVQPDYMLKELNNSTLTRPLFVSDIGFFPNARHHYRERPEGADAHIFIYCVEGEGWVEWSEEPTDGRPDRSGTTASKMQQSYPLTERQLAVIPAHKPHRYGASTDKPWSIYWFHLQGEDTNALIHTYGLDQGGPVRLPLSVHAQLLEHFEQCYRLLHDKHYSLPVQIHVAQTMRHLLSSIGLSAERSAQDRKRERYFDEAVRYMTERLTESLTLSELAKQVGLSKQHLVYLFNREAGLPPIEYFLRLKMQRAGQLLDLTGLSVKEIAGAVGLSDPYYFSRLFKKIMGYSPTEYRRIPKG
- a CDS encoding glycoside hydrolase family 95 protein: MKVNAAELGATKLWYDKPAAGWSEGLPVGNGRIGAIVMAAPEREVWNLTESTYWSGQADETASAASGGKAALAAIRERLFAGDYAGGDRLAKQALQPPKRNFGTHLAMCDVVIEFAPSGEPSETETGAVNGACSPFRRELDLSTALLTTTSGQPGSTLVRELFASHVDDVLVSRIWSEAAGGVSFTLGLAGLTPEFEVSASGMAALEFRGKATETVHSDGACGVRCRGRIELDTRGGSLYVQNDRLVVRGADEACIYLTVATDYRCESRSWELAPRLQASLALSKGYDQLKADHLADYEPLFRRVSIELGPSEEAAKLLTDQRIRLLRQGYSDPQLFALFLQYGRYLTLAGSREDSPLPLHLQGIWNDGEACRMGWSCDYHLDVNTEMNYYPTEVVHLGESQQPLTRYLEDLARAGQKTARDVYGSPGWVAHVFSNVWGFTDPGWDTSWGLNVTGGLWLAMQMIEHYRFGLDRVFLEKQAYPVLREAALFFLDYMTVHPKYGWLVTGPSNSPENHFYPGRPEEGCWQLSMGSTMDQALVRELFTFCLEAAELLEEDVELRSRLSSAIPLLPPLQIGKKGQLQEWLEDYEEAQPEHRHLSHLFALYPAHQITPEETPELAAAARVTLENRMQQDELEDIEFTAALFGLFFARLYNGDRALKHISHLIGELCFDNLLSYSKAGIAGAETNIFVIDGNFGGTAAIAEMLLQSRPGGNIRLLPALPAAWPTGRVTGLRAKGNAEVDLAWEAGRLSSAVVRTYSPGTFTLSLGDRRVTFEAKAGGEYRFDGALTLQNG
- a CDS encoding aldose epimerase family protein, translating into MNQWRKTAVEGWEAWIGETDRIAVTVVPELGSKAVSLQNRKTGREWLWRSDKPLGNEGYGTFFASGDESGWDEMFPAINAGAYPQAPWQGRAIPDHGEVWSRAWEHQATSSALTCRIGGVQFPYVLKKTYTFPAVDTLRIDYAVTNLSGAPFSFLWAAHPLLQVREGMQLHVPADLTNIEVSYSAEGRLGAFGDKQSWPLARSAAGGPVDLSTVEPNAGRFAEKYYFSGRLSTGYAGISDPATGEALMFHFPADRVPYLAVWANYGGFGGNYHVALEPATGRMDELAHAVREGEAAVVPARGVYRWHLDISMK